The following proteins come from a genomic window of Saccharicrinis carchari:
- a CDS encoding GIY-YIG nuclease family protein produces MPHFVYIIHSQSKDRYYIGSCADIKKRIDKHNAGATPSTKPYRPWTVVYSEVFPNKSDALKRENYIKRMKSRKYIEKLILDAK; encoded by the coding sequence CACTTCGTTTACATAATCCACAGTCAATCCAAGGACAGATACTACATAGGCTCCTGTGCCGACATAAAAAAAAGAATTGACAAGCACAACGCAGGAGCGACACCGTCTACAAAACCATATCGCCCATGGACGGTGGTATATTCAGAGGTATTCCCCAATAAATCAGATGCGTTGAAAAGGGAAAACTATATCAAAAGGATGAAAAGCAGAAAGTATATCGAAAAACTAATACTCGATGCAAAATAG